Part of the Zhongshania aliphaticivorans genome, CACTAAGGTGAAGGTGTTATCAGCGTCTGCTAGTTGTCTTAATTGCAAAGGGTAAGGTGTCATGGGGAATGCTAGATTAGCGCTGGAGGCCAGCCGTTTATCGGGCCAGTATGTAGAGCAGGGCAATAAAGCAGCTTGGTTAGATTTGTTTGCCGATGATGCTTGTGTGCAAGATCCAGTTGGGGTATCGCCACTTGATCCAGAAGGTTGTGGTCACACGGGTAAATCGGCAATTGCTAATTTCTGGGACACGGTTATCGCAGCTGGCGATATTGATTTTACGATTGTGTCATCTCACCCGGCGGGTGATGAATGTGCCAATGTGGTTAAAATGGTAAATACGCTTGCCGGCGGGATAACGATGCAACTAGATATGGTGGTTGTTTATCGCGCAAATGACCTTGGAAAAATTGTTTCACTTAAAGCGTATTGGGATTTTGAGGCAGTGCAGCAGCAATTGAGTTAACCCCCTTCGTTTTGTCTACTTCGACTTAATTCATCAATATCAACCACTTTAAGCTAATGGCGTAATTCTGACCTAGTATTTCGTGTAATACCCTTGTTGGTAGATTTGCGGAATGGCTACTTGTGTGAATTAATCGACAATGATGGCTAATGTTGAGGTTGTGAATTTGGTAATGTCCTTTTGCTATGTCACACTATAAGTTATTAAGGGGAATAGCGTGAAGCTGTAATGAAAGCTTGTGGTTTCAGTCTATAATATGAGTCAACGTGCAGATGTGTGAGTAATTAGCTTGGGTTTGGTTCGTTTATCAAGTATTGCCCTGATATTTATGGCGTCTGCTATTTGTATGCCTGCGCGTGCCCAATTGATAAATGTTGAGTTGTTAGGGGTATCGCTTACCGCACCGGTGACAGATGTTTTGGCCGACGTTAATTTACTCAGCGGCCAAAACGACGGTATGAGCCTGCTTTCGGTTGAGGTCTTAGGTCCTGAAACGCTGTTGGGTGTGGGTGTTAGCGGCCAAGATATCTTATTACTAGGGGCGCCTGTTGATGGGGTTGAAGGTCTGGGAGACTTGTCAGGGTTGACGGGGGATATCGATAGCTCTCAAGGGGCTGTTTTGGAGTTTTTGCAAGACACCGCAATGGGAGATATAAACCCAACGATTCTTACTTTATCACTGCCTGGCTCAGGCGGTGAGCAAGGGAGCGAGGACAGCACCAGTAACGATAATAAGGTTATCGCCAAATCTGAAGTTTTGACGCATATTTCAACTAGCAAGCTAAGCGATTGCGTAGATAATGACCGTGATAGCGTCTGTGACAGCGAAGATCAGTGTTTAGATTCTCCTGCTGGAGCAATAGTTTTACCCTCTGGGTGTCACTTTGATCGAAATCGTGTTTTATCGCTGCAGGGGGTGACGTTTGATATGGGCACTGCAGTATTGGCTGGCTCCTCAGTTAATACATTACGACAAGCAGCGCAGATGATAAGGCTTGTGCCTGATTTATTGGTCCAAATTGCAGGCCATACTGACGACGTTGGTAGTGAACAAGATAATCAAACTCTATCTGAGCAACGTGCAAGGGCGGTAAAAAACTATTTGATAGAGGCCGGAGTAGCAGCCAAACAGCTTGTCGTTAAGGGGTATGGAGAGTTACGACCTTTGGTTTCGATTGATGGGCTTTCAGCTGAGGCACTGAGTGATGCGCGCGCCAGCAACCGACGAGTAGAGTTGCGAATTCTCGATGAGCATAACCCAACCTCAGATAGATAGCGCAATAATTGAAATTTTGGAGTAAGTATGGCCATTGATCTACCTCCCGTAATTCCTCCTCAGGCCTCAACGGCTGAGCGCATTGAGCAATATGCTGCGGCGCAATCAGATTCAATCATCGATGTAAAAATTGGTGAATATGATCTGAGAATCTCGGGTAATCGCTATTTGAGTCGAGAGCAAATAGATTTGATAATGGGTGTTGCAAAAACACCAGCGCAGGCAGTGAATGCGTTAAACCAAGCTTATTACCAGCTTGGGCATTTACTGGTCACAGTCTATTTTGCACATCGTAACAACATGATTTTTGCACACGTTATTAATGGCCATTTAGCCGCTATTAAAGCCCCAGAGAGTATCTACCCATATTTTTCTGGATTGATTGGGGATGAGGATTTAAGTCGTTCTGAGTTTGACAGCAAACGCGTACTGGCAAACTTAAAAAGCAAACGTGCGGGCTTAGATTACGCAATTACCTATCAGTTATCGGAAGACCCCACCGCCTTTACACTCGTACTCACAGAGTCTGTTAAAGAAGACCACGATAGTACAGATATCAGTGTCAGTGTTAATAATTTTGGCAATCGGTTTTTAGGACGTTACTTTGCCAATGCGACGATTAAACATGACTTTAGCTCTGGATTAGAGGCCTCGCTATCTTATGATCGCGCCTTAACTGAGCTTGGCGAAGTCAATGGCGGTGATTACTACGATGGCTATACACTACGAGTAAATTACCCAAGTAGTTATGGCTTGTATGGTGTTGAGGCCCGCTATACTGAATATGAGCGTTATGCTGAGGGTGAAATTTCGACTGACAACGGTGCCTTGCTTAATGATGTGTTGTGTGGTCTGCCTTTGGTTTGCGATCTTACCGCATCTCTTGGATTAAATTTGGATGGAACGGCTACAGAGCAATCCCTGCTTCGATTAATGGCCGAGACTAGCAGCGTTGCGCTAACGGGTGAGCAGGTGATTAGCAGTGACGCCTTACATCGATTCACGGTTTCCCAGCGTTTAGAAAAAATTGACAGCACCATTAATATTGATGGCTTTGGCACTGCCTTGGATGAACCCCAAACGACTCTTGAGCTTGGCTTAAAGTACAATAAATTAATCCGCTTATTTGGTGTGGGTAGCCAATTAACCGTCCAAGGCTTTGTTGAGGCTGGATTAGGTTCAGATGAGGGAACGTTAGCTAGCGATGACCGAGAAGGCGTTGTTTCTACTGGCAGGCGCACAGGTGAATTTTTAGTTGCGCGGCCTCGGATTGGTTTGAAAATGGCAGTGACGGATTGGGCTACATTGAAAACGGATGTGATCAGCCAATTCTCTGATGGCCAACAATTGCCACTTCAGCAACAATTTTTCCTTGGCGGTGCCGCGGGCTTAAACGCGTATTTGCCAGGCGTATTAGTTGGCGATTCTGGTGTGTATAGCAAGTTTGCGCTGGAAAGTAATGGTCTTCCTTTTTTTGGTTTTACGTTTACTCCCGCTGTATTCGCAGAGTACGGGCAGGCTTGGTATGAAGATGCCTCAGGTGAGGCGGGTGATGTACGCTCACTGGCAGACATTGGGTTTAGCGTTCGAGCGGCGCTTGGTAAGGGCTTTGTGACAGAATTTTTGGCTGCAACGCCGGTTTATGACGACAATCTCGACGAAAATGCATTGTCGCAACTTGAAGTGGATTTCTTTTGGCGCTTATCGTTAACCTTCTAGAAAGTTGGCTTAGCCCTTCATCTTGATTGCCTGCTAAAAAGGCTGAGCTAATGTAGGGCGTGCTTATCCATGTGGCACTTACCCAATTGATTTTCCATCCCTATCCTGCTGTTTTTCAAGGGGTAGTCTTCTATTTCTCTAAATCAGCCTCCATAATGCACTGCTTCTACGTCTCATATTTGGCTTCTGCGCCTTAGTACTTGGTTTTCAACGAGGTCTGATAAATTTTTGTGATCATGGTCACGCCTCAATATAGGTGTTACTACGTATGATTCGCCTGTAATTAAAATACGTACGGTCGCGTTTTTTCGATAGCTGGCGCGCTCAGGTGGAAAAAAATAAGGAAAATTAAAACTTATGAATATAGTTAAAAAAGCGATAGCGACATTAGCATTGGTATCGATGTCTTCTTTCAGTTTTTCTGGGCCTTTGACTCCAGTTGTCAATATTTTGTCTCAGGTTGGTTCGCAGCTAGAGGGCTTGGGGGGTGGCGAAGGTATTCCTGGTCTTAGTGTGCTTCCTTTAGATCCATTTGTTTTACTCGGCACTCTTCCTGTTTTAAAC contains:
- a CDS encoding OmpA family protein: MPARAQLINVELLGVSLTAPVTDVLADVNLLSGQNDGMSLLSVEVLGPETLLGVGVSGQDILLLGAPVDGVEGLGDLSGLTGDIDSSQGAVLEFLQDTAMGDINPTILTLSLPGSGGEQGSEDSTSNDNKVIAKSEVLTHISTSKLSDCVDNDRDSVCDSEDQCLDSPAGAIVLPSGCHFDRNRVLSLQGVTFDMGTAVLAGSSVNTLRQAAQMIRLVPDLLVQIAGHTDDVGSEQDNQTLSEQRARAVKNYLIEAGVAAKQLVVKGYGELRPLVSIDGLSAEALSDARASNRRVELRILDEHNPTSDR
- a CDS encoding nuclear transport factor 2 family protein; translated protein: MGNARLALEASRLSGQYVEQGNKAAWLDLFADDACVQDPVGVSPLDPEGCGHTGKSAIANFWDTVIAAGDIDFTIVSSHPAGDECANVVKMVNTLAGGITMQLDMVVVYRANDLGKIVSLKAYWDFEAVQQQLS
- a CDS encoding ShlB/FhaC/HecB family hemolysin secretion/activation protein, which translates into the protein MAIDLPPVIPPQASTAERIEQYAAAQSDSIIDVKIGEYDLRISGNRYLSREQIDLIMGVAKTPAQAVNALNQAYYQLGHLLVTVYFAHRNNMIFAHVINGHLAAIKAPESIYPYFSGLIGDEDLSRSEFDSKRVLANLKSKRAGLDYAITYQLSEDPTAFTLVLTESVKEDHDSTDISVSVNNFGNRFLGRYFANATIKHDFSSGLEASLSYDRALTELGEVNGGDYYDGYTLRVNYPSSYGLYGVEARYTEYERYAEGEISTDNGALLNDVLCGLPLVCDLTASLGLNLDGTATEQSLLRLMAETSSVALTGEQVISSDALHRFTVSQRLEKIDSTINIDGFGTALDEPQTTLELGLKYNKLIRLFGVGSQLTVQGFVEAGLGSDEGTLASDDREGVVSTGRRTGEFLVARPRIGLKMAVTDWATLKTDVISQFSDGQQLPLQQQFFLGGAAGLNAYLPGVLVGDSGVYSKFALESNGLPFFGFTFTPAVFAEYGQAWYEDASGEAGDVRSLADIGFSVRAALGKGFVTEFLAATPVYDDNLDENALSQLEVDFFWRLSLTF